In Patescibacteria group bacterium, a single window of DNA contains:
- the tig gene encoding trigger factor: MNISKKELSKAQIEFTIEVSPEETKPYLIKAAEIISTEKSIAGFRPGKAPYDVVKKEVGEMTIYQHAADNIIGKTLYEVLEKELPNTDVVGSPQINIEKMAPDNPLVYKAIITLLPEVTLDDYSKIKVAKKDVKIDSKEIETILTNLQNIHAKETVKLGPLEKGDKVNVNFDVFVDGVAIEGGSSKNFPLVIGEGRFIPGFEEQIVGMSQNENKEFELRFPEDYHAKNLAGKLAKFKVEVKETFKRELPELNNDFAKTLGGYQTIEDVRKGIEHNLLHEAEEKENQKQEIEMLDELIKIAKFSELPESMIHAEAHKMIHELEHSIEHQGLKFEDYLKHLKKTEQELEKEILPEAKKRVQTALIARKVADQNKLWATDEEIDKELEEIKKVYGQSPEVADNLSSPGYRRYLATSLTNRKVIEHLKKEIIK, translated from the coding sequence ATGAATATCTCTAAAAAAGAACTATCCAAAGCCCAGATCGAATTTACCATTGAAGTGTCTCCCGAAGAAACCAAACCTTATCTGATCAAGGCCGCGGAAATTATTTCTACTGAGAAAAGTATTGCCGGGTTTCGCCCGGGTAAAGCGCCTTATGACGTGGTAAAAAAAGAAGTGGGTGAAATGACTATCTACCAACATGCTGCTGACAACATAATCGGCAAAACCCTTTATGAAGTTCTGGAAAAAGAGCTGCCTAACACCGACGTGGTTGGATCACCACAAATAAATATCGAGAAAATGGCTCCAGACAATCCTTTGGTTTACAAAGCCATCATCACCCTGCTGCCGGAAGTAACTCTCGACGATTATTCAAAAATTAAAGTTGCCAAAAAAGACGTTAAGATTGATTCTAAAGAAATTGAAACGATTTTAACCAACCTACAAAACATTCACGCCAAAGAAACCGTTAAACTCGGTCCGCTGGAAAAGGGCGACAAAGTTAATGTGAATTTTGACGTTTTTGTCGACGGCGTGGCTATCGAAGGCGGCTCAAGCAAAAACTTTCCGTTGGTTATTGGCGAAGGTCGCTTTATCCCAGGATTTGAAGAACAAATAGTCGGCATGTCACAAAATGAAAATAAAGAATTTGAGCTGCGCTTTCCGGAAGACTATCATGCCAAAAATCTAGCAGGCAAACTCGCTAAATTTAAAGTGGAAGTAAAAGAAACTTTCAAACGCGAGTTGCCGGAACTAAATAATGACTTTGCCAAGACTCTCGGTGGCTACCAAACAATCGAAGACGTAAGAAAAGGTATCGAACACAATCTACTCCATGAAGCAGAGGAAAAGGAAAACCAAAAACAAGAAATAGAAATGCTGGATGAGTTGATTAAAATAGCTAAATTTTCCGAACTGCCGGAAAGCATGATCCATGCGGAAGCGCACAAAATGATTCATGAGCTGGAACACAGTATTGAACATCAAGGATTAAAGTTTGAAGATTATCTGAAACATCTAAAAAAGACCGAGCAAGAACTGGAGAAAGAAATACTGCCGGAAGCAAAAAAACGCGTCCAGACAGCACTGATTGCCCGCAAGGTGGCGGATCAAAATAAACTTTGGGCAACCGATGAGGAAATAGATAAAGAGCTGGAAGAAATAAAAAAAGTTTATGGTCAAAGTCCGGAAGTTGCAGATAATCTATCATCTCCGGGATATCGCCGCTATCTAGCAACATCCCTAACCAACCGCAAGGTGATCGAGCATCTGAAAAAGGAAATAATCAAATAA
- a CDS encoding four helix bundle protein, which translates to MFYLLFLWYLTNICKAYEQKSCKDLIVWQKAIRLTVEVYKLTESFPKNELFGLTSQMRRAAVSIVSNIAEGYERRSQREFLRFLLISFGSAAELETQMIIAKSLKYSNQKAFVESEQLLSETSKITFAFIKKIKLRLFPSR; encoded by the coding sequence ATGTTTTATTTGTTATTTTTGTGGTATCTAACTAATATTTGTAAAGCGTATGAACAAAAATCTTGTAAGGATTTAATTGTTTGGCAGAAAGCGATCAGGTTAACCGTAGAGGTCTACAAGCTAACCGAGTCTTTTCCAAAAAATGAGCTGTTTGGTCTGACATCGCAAATGCGTCGGGCTGCCGTATCAATAGTTTCTAATATAGCCGAGGGCTATGAGAGAAGGAGTCAAAGAGAGTTTTTAAGGTTTTTATTAATATCCTTTGGTTCGGCTGCCGAACTAGAAACGCAAATGATAATTGCCAAGAGCTTAAAGTATAGCAATCAAAAGGCTTTTGTAGAGTCAGAGCAGTTGCTATCGGAAACCTCCAAGATAACTTTCGCTTTTATCAAAAAGATTAAACTCCGGTTATTTCCTAGCCGCTAG